Proteins found in one Phocoena sinus isolate mPhoSin1 chromosome 19, mPhoSin1.pri, whole genome shotgun sequence genomic segment:
- the ZNF469 gene encoding LOW QUALITY PROTEIN: zinc finger protein 469 (The sequence of the model RefSeq protein was modified relative to this genomic sequence to represent the inferred CDS: deleted 1 base in 1 codon), whose translation MPGEQPLGAPPPTMTGDLQLCPAASGTGGPLQPPSEVSAPANRTAKTTGSGAQAMDSPETQVRQAGKAGPKAPLPRTQSLSSAPGKGRSPQAPAGRNVVQARARRASRLDSSPQQLYGLSIASSRPKPALDEKTPEGPQQEGPRPPEAEAPRDQGTRARLRPGPPRAEASPGPEELSFQKCFQETPSSFTSTNYTSPSATPGPPPLRAPQSSGASPCRPASYVEFQASRADAWPPTAENSFPGASFGVPPAEPEPFPEGGSPGVVAFQYPFPELHGAGPKAFPEDAAGPEFAERALVFAFHQPRGAWPEEPVGTGPAYPLPARSGPPAPPCYPGRPGGLNAPSDLGGALPPPGAARPAPSPFSESTATFRDSLHESVTKVLPERPPSAHDGLGSPRGPPNSLAQRQFPGQAYGSPRAGGVGASPGPRDTELTASGPPAARLPPLWDPAPAPYPTPPLGPLATTRSAFFETQPGPGQQLSLPQSPPLPWPQVLPAAGPGPHQMEMLNQLPFPPEVPEWQGGSQGAQAAATGKTPGPGEKLAVLRNSPGQHSGGSPGLFAYNGLKDPGAQPPFFGAAQPQASPRGPPRPPPPRVVGASPSESPLPSPATHTASSTCSSLSPLSSSPANPSSDEGQLPAPLGPSAFFHPPTHPQDTGSPFPSPEPSHALPIHYQPEPVKAFPFPTEGLEEPPFPSSGLEVGSVGLEGFPQEPPPYSAHHFPLSSASLDQLDVLLTCRQCDRNYSSLAAFLGHRQFCSLLPARAKDGHQQPPGFPTPPVTPSALAAPKAPASGTPSPLSHTRTAPFLLGGDVRPDGRDDPLRMSFLPSPAAAPFPLPAGDLDLDDAAKLDSLITEALNGLEYQSDNPEIDSSFIDVFTDEEPSGPRGPATGQPPKTRLGAAPENRAQLPLPAVAAPLEPQPTRPGDTGYPAGPRPKTRSLGPAPSEADGAGLAGQQRRGKRFKLFRKELDTVSTAKRPGRGSRASRLRPRRKGRAEPALSRPRDLRTQAPKSHADPGGRTLLVETRSSRRLRLSPGQDCRRRRPRGGTWSKELIHKIVEQKNRAGQRGPAPGTADGGPPDRGGASESEEEVGPRLRGSRFRGRPRPSGRRWRRGEKRKEVDGQQQKPRKAVRQEAVRPGGSPGPEEPGRPWPGPIKSPEAQGPSHGSEAGVGPEERGPQRLLQGPTGAETPEESRPSLDFPRDTTSPEIAEDLPPEAAELHREALSSSPATCGGGDPCPPTPERPQLRKEDAVPPRASSPPLGAPRCSEPPASPPGESLVPIANAADAAHPEPRTLFLKTPGLGDSVGLPAAKKGPQPCSSPPGGLFLRPKDLAGCFHKDLGSQSSAPDSPPAIRAGLCQGGEDASSQEPKPPRNPPYTVVTGPGKAESPPALERAALFSGLPGHGFEPPVYGSLSGNGDTQVPRACAAPPPRKLQLDPPYPSFLPKMGWCLLEEVSPVPPGRLRTSPSLSGEKAFSQRCPGEGTVATSLPTLPGKVIKCSTACSGDLSEEELEIKRLVTELECQLQSKGAQDAPGEPCGASVTGPGELSPHPEGAETTVATTGGTLGGPQEEWPSLHPGEAALAPGAHKDVVPGGPFRPTEASLSFRPAQKAGVSKTGLPRAEGGLGAHPEVCLPEPPWDMGSLAKCSASPEPSLPEGNRAARIQHSQDLPLLFLCPRRGGHSPGSHRAPGPCRDPSELEAFGSPVAPLAPGLAFRGAELLPLGATPHSGASHNGAPKGHSVSSTGGPGGARLLSPVAGGPGPEGNEGSVPAGASPSRASVPDPSPGRRPQDPASSPLHQLQLLVSRAAEREDDTRGSQGPPPDDTQSPQHSDPSDPGEESVEGGKMACSPAQGFPGVMRMTAVPAVAGRQLGPEGDGHPGSHGQAEKPEGQVGASQLQPDDRGRPGRPAQLAGQLQRSRAAVGLWNGARTTPGPAYSEAESSVPALAAADTGDGPEDQAPEAVAGPGLRKHLLFTGESPAPPTRDLAMHTPSPTSAATPDPCGPTEGPAHHPLRGDCGPLEGPPEEPSFVGVFTPAHGGDCPGGRVARTLEGSRKERPREAPACVTPPPPARATSPRVTITAAALSGIPTTGGLGAVRGPRAEWPDPRGALSSTHPDGVPKGPSSEPPGNRESHGVTAVPTDPSTRGAMGPDPHTCQEGEAEASLQEQEGLEMPGAGRPAVTEASEAGTRGLRVTCPATELHPGRTTTPSGTASDSRPRSPQSLGDTLHRRPQGDPLSPQDPRQKPRGFKKKPVFTENGHWRGGAPSGQPVTCEVCSASFRSGPGLSRHRARKHGLHRATASQPSPAAPPAPQTCHPPGKKSRRVLGKERPRRLVGDPSQAGRPSPARGSVAPEDALGPGMSRGLRRGLSLLGAPGCPPRWEPHPPDTVKQGVGVRPAEPRKQDQLERDEARSKQTKKGGGQRRGRPPADFPSESEGKASKRARKPRARRFREESGLQGPADEISGRRGWNPSAAIANCPALPSRRLSPEAEQETESPQPPLVATDLEETPARKPPGDRVACPGMVEGAPPGPEGPVGRKAASARGCGEPRETRMSGICKEPSRAAGGKPAGDSRVAESRAGQGVREGHEAPWDPQAPPETRGPEAGGTVSSCLWDPLHSPGEGVQGRESTAPGAPSPNLGDPLSLFDDEASFSQLFPLGDRLVRKKNPRVYGKRCKKSKPPPQPAPSSRAGGSAALSSFRLPTDLSDSGSLCLSHEDPWGDEAAGLPESFLLEGFLSSKVPGIDPWAVGPSLWALEPHAEAEPCCAEDHPSESIPELHMVPAAWRGLELQAPADGATSSPGDASPEPPNLEREHHECGVPGSAADLQVQDLCFLGPCEDPAGLPGTSFLDFEATASSQGPQSRTEEAAGARRAPGGGRPTKARRASYKCRVCFQRFHGLGELDLHKLAHSPSPPPTCYMCVERRFGSRELLREHLQEKHVQSKAGLWACGMCRREVAGVWMYNEHLREHAVRFARKGQAQRSLGDLPGCWEGDGVATRFLSGIVGQAPKPHRGKRSIGGRAGGGPAEAAGADVGAGKEFPGERRRPKARATGSDPDSASAQGSPSACVNPAPPGGLSRDGRSHSESPPPAVPVHQDCKDPARDCHHCGKRFPKPFKLQRHLAVHSPQRVYLCPQCPRVYPEHQELRVHLGGEHGLSGELELQHTPLYACELCANVTHISKRSFVCSSCNYTFAKKEQFDRHMDKHRRRGQQPFTFRGVRRPGAPGHKALVREGSLPSKRRRVATSSSPPGSGVDGPLSRDSGPTLSERSLPALPQPGPEAAPSTTAGQPGTPERPTDPVGHPVGGSDLPSALQELLPPSLSPFPAASADGTDGHEPGQALESSEDEASPGSPGRFLQQALPLGGSLPQPGARGQDAEEKRAAGPLSGKHRTPSAPGKCAPDHHPEAPSLLWKAKQVSTCHVAPAGGAGGPSLRGSANKPGGCQSSSKDRSASSTASKAPKFPVQLKKAVPSPVPTELPRGAEDRPKPTTLQVKPGPGSQGAGGPRQGTKAAGGSQPQPASGQLQSETATTPAKPNGPGQGPAPDKAPPRAPAKGYPKGPRGASDQGPRGSLGPREDGDSSEKKRKGRAPGPTRNEAVGSPGRGPAVPDKPPRAPRKQATPSRVLPAKPKAGSQNGTTLPQPSEPRKGEPGHAPGSSRRGKEALGKALPQARPPHRPPRRGGAVLGAEPPNSRACRTAESQSHLLSQLFGQRLTSFKIPLKKDASE comes from the exons GCCCCTGCCGGCCGGCCTCCTACGTGGAATTCCAGGCCAGCAGGGCCGACGCCTGGCCTCCCACGGCTGAGAACAGCTTCCCAGGTGCTAGTTTCGGGGTGCCGCCCGCTGAGCCGGAGCCCTTTCCCGAAGGCGGCAGCCCCGGGGTGGTTGCCTTCCAGTACCCCTTCCCAGAGCTGCACGGAGCCGGCCCGAAAGCCTTCCCCGAGGACGCGGCCGGGCCCGAGTTCGCCGAGAGGGCGCTGGTGTTCGCCTTCCACCAGCCTCGGGGAGCGTGGCCCGAGGAGCCGGTGGGCACGGGCCCAGCCTACCCCCTGCCCGCCCGCTCgggccccccagccccgccctgctACCCCGGCCGGCCAGGCGGCCTCAACGCCCCCAGCGACCTTGGTGGTGCGCTCCCTCCCCCTGGCGCTGCTCgcccggcccccagccccttcTCGGAGAGCACGGCCACCTTCCGGGACAGTTTGCACGAGAGCGTGACCAAAGTGCTCCCTGAGAGGCCGCCTTCGGCCCACGATGGGCTGGGGAGCCCCAGGGGGCCCCCAAACTCGCTGGCCCAAAGGCAGTTTCCCGGGCAGGCGTATGGAAGCCCCAGAGCCGGCGGGGTGGGCGCCAGCCCAGGGCCTCGGGACACGGAGCTGACTGCCTCCGGGCCCCCCGCCGCCAGACTGCCCCCGCTCTGGGACCCCGCCCCAGCCCCTTACCCAACGCCTCCCCTGGGCCCCCTGGCCACTACCAGGAGCGCATTCTTCGAAACCCAGCCTGGCCCAGGCCAGCAGCTCAGCCTCCCCCAGAGCCCCCCGCTGCCCTGGCCCCAGGTGCTCCCGGCCGCCGGCCCCGGCCCCCACCAGATGGAGATGTTGAACCAGCTGCCTTTCCCCCCGGAAGTCCCCGAGTGGCAGGGGGGCAGCCAGGGAGCCCAGGCTGCTGCCACAGGCAAGACGCCCGGGCCGGGCGAGAAACTGGCGGTCCTGAGAAACAGCCCAGGCCAGCACAGCGGTGGCTCCCCTGGGCTGTTCGCCTACAACGGGCTGAAGGACCCTGGAGCCCAGCCCCCCTTCTTCGGGGCggcccagccccaggcctccccacggggccccccccggcccccccca CCCAGGGTGGTGGGAGCCTCCCCCAGCGAGTCCCCCCTGCCCTCGCCGGCCACCCACACGGCCAGCAGCACCTGTTCGTCGCTGTCCCCTCTGTCCAGCAGCCCAGCCAACCCCAGCTCGGATGAGGGCCAGCTCCCCGCGCCGCTCGGGCCGTCCGCCTTCTTCCACCCACCCACGCACCCCCAGGACACCGGCAGCCCCTTCCCGTCCCCCGAGCCCTCGCACGCCCTCCCCATCCACTACCAGCCAGAGCCAGTCAAggccttccctttccccacagaggggctggaggagccCCCGTTCCCTAGCTCGGGGCTCGAGGTGGGCAGCGTGGGCCTGGAGGGCTTCCCCCAGGAGCCGCCCCCCTACTCCGCCCACCACTTCCCCCTCAGCAGCGCCAGCCTGGACCAGCTGGACGTGCTGCTCACCTGTCGGCAGTGTGACCGGAACTACAGCAGCCTAGCCGCCTTCCTGGGGCACCGGCAGTTCTGCAGCCTGCTGCCGGCCAGGGCCAAGGATGGCCACCAGCAGCCCCCCGGGTTCCCCACGCCCCCCGTCACCCCCTCTGCACTGGCTGCCCCCAAAGCACCGGCCAGCGGGACCCCGAGCCCACTCAGCCACACCAGGACAGCGCCCTTCCTGCTGGGTGGGGACGTCCGGCCCGATGGCAGAGATGACCCCCTGAGGATGAGCTTCCTGCCCAGCCCGGCCGCCGCCCCCTTCCCACTGCCTGCAGGGGACCTGGACCTGGACGACGCCGCCAAGCTGGACAGCCTCATCACGGAGGCGCTCAACGGCCTGGAGTACCAGTCAGACAACCCTGAGATAGACAGCAGCTTCATCGACGTCTTCACGGACGAGGAACCTTCCGGCCCCCGGGGCCCCGCCACCGGGCAGCCCCCCAAGACCAGGCTGGGGGCAGCGCCAGAGAACAGAGCCCAGCTCCCGCTCCCGGCGGTGGCTGCCCCGCTGGAGCCCCAGCCGACCCGGCCCGGCGACACGGGCTACCCGGCCGGCCCCAGGCCCAAAACCCGCTCCCTGGGCCCAGCGCCCTCAGAGGCAGATGGGGCCGGCCTGGCCGGCCAGCAGAGAAGAGGAAAGCGATTTAAGTTGTTCCGGAAAGAGCTGGACACGGTCAGCACCGCCAAGAGGCCGGGCAGGGGCTCCAGGGCCAGCCGCCTGAGGCCGAGGAGGAAAGGCCGGGCTGAGCCGGCCCTGTCCCGCCCGCGGGACCTCAGAACCCAGGCCCCCAAGAGCCACGCGGACCCGGGGGGACGGACCCTCCTGGTGGAGACCCGGAGCTCCAGGCGCCTCCGACTGTCCCCCGGCCAGGACTGCAGGCGGAGGCGGCCGCGCGGCGGCACCTGGAGCAAGGAGCTCATCCACAAGATCGTGGAGCAGAAGAACCGGGCGGGCCAGCGCGGCCCAGCCCCGGGCACCGCGGACGGCGGGCCCCCCGACCGCGGCGGCGCCTCCGAGTCTGAGGAGGAGGTTGGCCCGCGACTGCGAGGCTCACGCTTCAGAGGCCGGCCCCGCCCCAGCGGCCGGCGATGGCGCCGGGGcgagaagaggaaggaagtggACGGGCAGCAGCAGAAGCCCAGGAAGGCCGTGAGGCAGGAGGCCGTGAGGCCTGGGGGCTCCCCGGGCCCAGAGGAGCCGGGCAGGCCGTGGCCAGGTCCCATCAAGAGTCCCGAGGCCCAGGGCCCGTCGCACGGCTCAGAGGCTGGAGTGGGCCCTGAGGAGAGAGGCCCCCAGCGCCTCCTGCAGGGTCCCACGGGCGCCGAGACCCCAGAGGAAAGCCGTCCCTCTCTGGACTTCCCCCGAGACACCACGAGCCCTGAAATCGCTGAAGACCTTCCCCCTGAGGCCGCAGAACTTCACAGAGAGGCTCTGAGCTCCTCTCCAGCCACCTGTGGGGGAGGAgacccctgccccccaaccccagagCGACCACAGCTCCGCAAGGAGGACGCAGTGCCGCCCCGCGCGAGCTCGCCCCCGCTGGGTGCCCCCCGGTGCTCGGAGCCCCCTGCCTCCCCGCCAGGAGAGTCACTGGTGCCCATCGCTAACGCAGCCGACGCGGCCCACCCCGAACCCAGGACCCTCTTTTTGAAGACCCCTGGTCTTGGAGATTCCGTGGGGCTTCCAGCCGCCAAAAAGGGGCCTCAGCCCTGCAGCAGCCCTCCCGGCGGATTGTTCCTCAGACCCAAAGACCTGGCTGGCTGTTTCCACAAAGACCTGGGCTCTCAGTCCTCAGCCCCAGACAGCCCACCGGCCATCAGGGCAGGCCTCTGCCAGGGTGGCGAGGATGCCAGTTCCCAAGAGCCCAAGCCACCCAGGAACCCACCCTACACAGTCGTCACGGGCCCAGGCAAAGCTGAATCGCCACCGGCCTTGGAGCGCGCGGCCCTTTTCTCGGGGCTGCCTGGGCACGGCTTCGAGCCGCCAGTCTACGGCAGCCTCTCTGGGAACGGGGACACCCAGGTGCCGCGTGCGTGTGCTGCCCCTCCCCCGAGGAAACTTCAGCTAGACCCGCCGTACCCCTCGTTTCTGCCCAAGATGGGCTGGTGCCTGCTGGAGGAAGTGTCCCCCGTGCCGCCTGGCCGTCTGCGCACTTCTCCCAGCCTCTCAGGGGAAAAGGCATTCAGTCAGAGGTGTCCCGGTGAAGGGACTGTGGCCACCAGCCTCCCCACTTTGCCCGGCAAGGTTATCAAATGTAGCACCGCTTGTAGCGGTGACCTGTCAGAGGAGGAGCTCGAGATCAAAAGGCTGGTCACCGAACTGGAGTGTCAGCTGCAAAGCAAAGGCGCACAGGACGCCCCGGGAGAGCCGTGCGGAGCCAGCGTCACCGGTCCTGGGGAACTGAGTCCACACCCGGAGGGGGCAGAAACAACTGTGGCCACCACGGGGGGCACTCTAGGGGGCCCCCAGGAGGAGTGGCCCTCGTTGCACCCTGGAGAAGCAGCCCTGGCCCCCGGCGCCCACAAGGATGTGGTTCCTGGGGGTCCTTTCAGGCCCACTGAGGCCAGCCTCAGTTTCCGGCCAGCGCAGAAAGCCGGGGTCTCCAAGACGGGGCTCCCCAGGGCCGAAGGGGGCCTCGGGGCCCACCCGGAAGTCTGTTTACCGGAGCCCCCATGGGACATGGGGAGTTTAGCGAAGTGCAGCGCAAGCCCTGAGCCTTCACTTCCTGAGGGTAACAGGGCCGCCAGAATACAGCACAGCCAAGACCTCCCACTGCTCTTTCTCTGCCCACGGAGAGGGGGGCATTCCCCGGGATCCCACAGGGCACCTGGGCCCTGCCGAGACCCCTCAGAGCTGGAAGCGTTCGGCAGCCCTGTTGCTCCTCTTGCACCTGGTTTGGCATTTCGGGGGGCCGAGCTTCTGCCCCTGGGTGCCACCCCACATTCTGGGGCCAGTCACAACGGTGCCCCCAAGGGACACTCTGTGAGCAGCACAGGTGGGCCAGGAGGAGCAAGGCTCCTGTCCCCTGTAGCAGGGGGCCCTGGCCCTGAGGGTAATGAGGGGTCTGTACCAGCGGGGGCCTCCCCAAGTCGTGCCTCCGTGCCCGACCCCAGCCCTGGCAGGAGGCCCCAGGACCCAGCCTCGAGCCCCCTTCATCAGCTCCAGCTCCTGGTGTCCAGAGCGGCTGAGAGAGAAGATGACACCCGGGGTTCACAGGGGCCCCCGCCTGATGACACCCAGAGTCCTCAGCACAGCGACCCCTCAGATCCGGGAGAGGAGAGTGTGGAAGGTGGGAAAATGGCCTGCAGCCCTGCCCAAGGCTTCCCGGGGGTTATGCGGATGACAGCCGTCCCTGCTGTGGCCGGACGCCAGCTGGGGCCAGAGGGAGATGGACATCCAGGCTCACACGGCCAGGCCGAGAAGCCCGAGGGCCAAGTTGGAGCCAGCCAACTGCAGCCAGATGACCGGGGGAGGCCGGGGCGGCCGGCCCAGCTAGCCGGGCAGCTCCAGAGAAGCAGGGCGGCCGTGGGCCTTTGGAACGGGGCACGGACCACCCCAGGCCCCGCCTACTCTGAGGCAGAGTCTTCAGTCCCAGCCTTGGCAGCAGCCGACACGGGAGATGGGCCCGAGGACCAGGCTCCAGAGGCAGTAGCTGGCCCAGGCCTTCGGAAGCATCTGCTGTTCACTGGCGAGAGCCCAGCGCCCCCCACCAGGGACCTGGCCATGCACACCCCCTCGCCCACTTCTGCAGCCACCCCTGATCCCTGCGGCCCCACGGAAGGCCCAGCTCACCACCCTCTCCGGGGGGACTGTGGCCCCCTGGAAGGCCCGCCCGAGGAGCCCAGCTTCGTCGGTGTCTTCACTCCCGCCCATGGAGGGGACTGCCCTGGAGGTCGCGTGGCAAGGACCCTAGAGGGTTCCAGAAAGGAGAGACCCAGGGAAGCTCCTGCCTGtgtcacccctccccccccagcgAGGGCCACCTCCCCGAGAGTGACCATCACGGCCGCTGCCCTGTCCGGCATCCCTACCACTGGTGGCCTGGGGGCAGTCAGAGGCCCCAGGGCCGAGTGGCCAGACCCCAGGGGAGCCCTGTCCAGCACCCACCCCGATGGGGTGCCCAAGGGCCCCTCCTCAGAACCCCCAGGCAACAGGGAAAGCCACGGTGTCACCGCTGTGCCCACTGACCCTTCCACACGGGGGGCCATGGGGCCAGATCCCCACACCTGCCAGGAAGGTGAGGCAGAGGCCAGCCTCCAGGAACAGGAGGGCCTAGAGATGCCCGGGGCTGGGCGCCCTGCCGTTACAGAGGCATCCGAAGCCGGCACCAGGGGTCTGAGGGTCACCTGCCCTGCCACAGAGCTCCACCCAGGCAGAACCACAACTCCGAGCGGCACAGCCAGTGACTCCAGGCCACGGTCCCCCCAAAGCCTCGGGGACACCCTCCACCGGAGACCCCAGGGGGATCCCCTCAGTCCCCAGGACCCCAGACAGAAGCCTCGTGGCTTTAAAAAGAAGCCAGTGTTCACTGAGAACGGCCACTGGAGGGGCGGAGCCCCCAGCGGGCAGCCTGTGACCTGTGAGGTCTGCTCGGCCTCCTTCCGCTCTGGGCCGGGCCTGAGCCGCCACAGAGCCAGGAAGCACGGGCTGCACAGGGCTACTGCCTCCCAGCCAAGCCCAGCggccccacctgccccccagACGTGCCACCCACCGGGAAAGAAGAGCCGCAGggtgctggggaaggagagacCGAGGCGCCTGGTGGGAGACCCCAGCCAGGCCGGGAGGCCAAGCCCTGCTCGCGGCTCTGTGGCACCTGAGGATGCCCTGGGTCCCGGGATGTCCAGGGGGCTTAGGCGGGGGCTCAGCCTTCTGGGAGCACCGGGCTGTCCCCCTCGCTGGGAACCACATCCCCCAGACACGGTCAAGCAAGGGGTGGGCGTGAGGCCTGCAGAGCCCAGGAAACAGGACCAGCTGGAGAGGGATGAGGCCCGTTCCAAACAGACAAAGAAAGGCGGGGGCCAGAGGCGGGGCAGGCCGCCCGCAGACTTCCCCAGCGAGTCAGAGGGGAAAGCCAGCAAGAGGGCGAGAAAGCCAAGAGCGAGAAGGTTCCGGGAGGAGAGCGGTCTCCAGGGCCCCGCAGATGAGATTTCAGGGAGAAGAGGCTGGAATCCATCAGCTGCCATTGCCAACTGCCCAGCTCTCCCGAGCCGCCGCCTCTCACCAGAGGCAGAGCAGGAGACCGAGTCCCCGCAGCCGCCTCTCGTCGCCACGGACCTGGAGGAGACGCCTGCACGGAAGCCTCCTGGGGATCGGGTGGCCTGTCCAGGGATGGTGGAGGGGGCACCTCCCGGGCCAGAAGGGCCAGTGGGGCGGAAAGCAGCCTCGGCAAGAGGGTGCGGGGAACCCCGAGAGACCAGGATGTCTGGCATCTGCAAAGAGCCATCGAGGGCAGCTGGGGGTAAACCTGCAGGGGACAGCAGAGTGGCCGAGAGCAGAGCAGGGCAAGGCGTCCGGGAGGGGCACGAGGCCCCCTGGGACCCCCAGGCCCCTCCCGAGACTCGTGGTCCTGAAGCAGGCGGCACCGTCAGCAGTTGCCTGTGGGACCCCCTGCACAGTCCAGGAGAGGGGGTCCAGGGGCGGGAGAGCACTGCCCCTGGGGCCCCCAGCCCGAATCTCGGAGACCCTCTGAGCTTGTTTGATGATGAAGCCTCCTTTTCCCAGCTCTTCCCCCTGGGAGACCGCTTGGTTCGGAAGAAGAACCCCCGTGTCTATGGGAAGCGCTGTAAAAAGTCGAAGCCACCTCCCCAGCCCGCGCCCAGCAGCCGGGCAGGGGGCAGTGCCGCTCTGTCCTCCTTCCGCCTGCCCACAGACCTCAGTGACTCTGGCTCGCTCTGCCTGTCCCACGAGGACCCGTGGGGTGACGAGGCTGCGGGTCTGCCAGAGTCCTTCCTCCTGGAGGGCTTCCTCAGCAGCAAGGTGCCTGGCATTGACCCCTGGGCCGTGGGCCCCAGCCTGTGGGCCCTGGAGCCCCACGCGGAGGCGGAGCCCTGCTGCGCTGAGGACCACCCGTCAGAAAGCATCCCTGAGCTGCACATGGTCCCGGCAGCTTGGCGAGGCCTGGAGCTGCAGGCCCCCGCCGACGGGGCCACCTCTTCTCCAGGAGACGCGAGCCCCGAGCCCCCCAACCTAGAGCGAGAGCACCACGAGTGTGGCGTCCCCGGGAGCGCCGCGGATCTGCAGGTGCAGGACCTGTGCTTCCTAGGACCCTGCGAAGACCCCGCAGGTCTCCCGGGCACCAGCTTCTTGGACTTCGAGGCCACGGCCAGTTCCCAGGGCCCACAAAGCAGGACAGAGGAGGCGGCCGGGGCAAGAAGGGCCCCAGGCGGAGGCCGGCCCACCAAGGCCAGGAGGGCGTCCTACAAGTGCCGGGTGTGCTTTCAGCGCTTCCACGGCCTGGGAGAGCTGGACCTCCACAAACTGGCCCACAGCCCCTCGCCGCCCCCCACCTGTTACATGTGCGTGGAGCGCAGGTTCGGCTCCCGCGAGCTGCTGAGGGAACACCTGCAGGAGAAGCACGTGCAGAGCAAGGCCGGGCTGTGGGCCTGCGGCATGTGCCGGCGGGAGGTCGCCGGCGTCTGGATGTACAACGAGCACCTGCGAGAGCACGCCGTGCGCTTCGCCCGCAAGGGGCAGGCGCAGAGGTCCCTGGGGGACCTGCCCGGATGTTGGGAGGGGGACGGCGTGGCCACGCGCTTCCTGAGCGGCATCGTGGGACAGGCCCCCAAACCCCACCGGGGCAAGCGCTCCATCGGCGGCAGGGCAGGCGGGGGCCCCGCGGAGGCGGCAGGGGCGGATGTGGGAGCTGGGAAGGAATTCCCGGGGGAGAGACGAAGACCCAAGGCCCGCGCCACCGGCTCAGACCCGGACAGCGCCTCGGCCCAGGGCAGCCCGTCAGCCTGCGTGAACCCCGCCCCGCCCGGCGGCCTGTCCCGCGACGGCCGTTCGCACAGCGAGTCCCCGCCCCCAGCCGTCCCGGTGCACCAGGACTGCAAGGACCCCGCCCGCGACTGCCACCACTGCGGGAAGCGGTTCCCCAAGCCGTTCAAGCTGCAGCGCCACCTGGCGGTGCACAGCCCGCAGCGCGTCTACCTGTGCCCCCAGTGCCCGCGGGTGTACCCCGAGCACCAGGAGCTGCGCGTGCACCTGGGCGGCGAGCACGGGCTGAGCGGGGAGCTGGAGCTGCAGCACACCCCGCTGTACGCCTGCGAGCTTTGCGCCAACGTCACGCACATCAGCAAGAGGTCCTTCGTCTGCAGCTCCTGCAACTACACCTTTGCCAAAAAGGAGCAGTTCGACCGGCACATGGACAAACACCGGAGGAGGGGGCAGCAGCCCTTCACCTTCCGCGGCGTGCGGAGGCCCGGCGCCCCCGGGCACAAGGCCTTGGTCCGAGAGGGCTCGCTTCCCAGCAAACGGCGCAGGGTGGCCACGTCCAGCAGCCCCCCCGGGTCCGGCGTGGACGGGCCTCTGTCCCGGGACAGCGGCCCCACCCTGAGCGAGCggtccctcccagccctgccccagcccggCCCAGAGGCAGCTCCCAGCACCACAGCAGGGCAGCCCGGGACCCCAGAGAGGCCCACAGACCCCGTGGGCCACCCGGTCGGCGGCAGCgatctgccctctgccctccaggagctcctGCCCCCGTCTCTGTCTCCTTTCCCGGCGGCCTCGGCTGATGGCACAGATGGCCACGAGCCAGGCCAGGCCCTGGAGAGCTCCGAGGACGAGGCTTCCCCAGGCAGCCCTGGGCGCTTCCTCCAGCAGGCTCTCCCCTTAGGGGGCTCTCTGCCCCAGCCGGGGGCCAGAGGCCAAGACGCAGAGGAAAAGAGGGCAGCTGGCCCGCTCTCAGGGAAACACAGGACCCCAAGCGCCCCTGGCAAATGTGCCCCTGACCATCACCCAGAAGCCCCCTCTCTGCTCTGGAAGGCGAAGCAGGTGTCCACGTGTCACGTGGCGCCTGCCGGGGGTGCAGGAGGCCCCTCCCTCAGAGGCAGTGCCAACAAGCCCGGGGGCTGCCAGAGCTCGTCCAAGGACAGGTCAGCCTCGTCCACCGCCAGCAAAGCACCCAAGTTCCCAGTACAACTGAAGAAGGCGGTGCCCAGCCCAGTGCCCACAGAGCTCCCCCGTGGCGCTGAGGACAGGCCAAAGCCCACCACCCTCCAAGTCAAGCCGGGCCCCGGCTCCCAGGGCGCCGGAGGCCCCCGGCAGGGCACCAAGGCAGCCGGCGGCAGCCAGCCCCAGCCGGCCAGCGGGCAGCTCCAAAGCGAGACAGCCACCACCCCAGCCAAGCCCAACGGCCCGGGCCAGGGCCCCGCCCCAGACAAGGCCCCCCCTCGAGCCCCAGCCAAGGGCTACCCCAAGGGACCAAGGGGAGCCAGTGACCAGGGGCCGCGAGGGAGCCTGGGCCCCAGGGAGGACGGGGACAGCAgtgagaagaagaggaagggccGGGCGCCGGGGCCAACCAGGAACGAAGCCGTGGGGAGCCCAGGGAGAGGCCCCGCGGTCCCTGACAAACCCCCCCGGGCCCCGCGAAAGCAGGCGACTCCCAGCCGTGTGCTCCCTGCCAAGCCCAAGGCCGGCAGCCAGAACGGGACGACACTGCCCCAGCCCTCAGAGCCGCGGAAGGGGGAGCCCGGCCACGCCCCAGGGAGCAGCAGGCGCGGCAAGGAGGCGCTGGGCAAGGCCCTCCCCCAGGCCAGACCCCCGCATAGGCCCCCCAGGAGGGGCGGGGCTGTCCTCGGCGCTGAACCCCCCAACTCCCGGGCCTGCCGGACAGCCGAGTCCCAGAGCCACCTCCTCAGCCAACTTTTTGGGCAGAGACTAACCAGCTTCAAGATCCCTTTAAAAAAGGATGCTTCCGAGTAA